In Xiphophorus hellerii strain 12219 chromosome 4, Xiphophorus_hellerii-4.1, whole genome shotgun sequence, a single genomic region encodes these proteins:
- the sv2ba gene encoding synaptic vesicle glycoprotein 2Ba, whose translation MDDPYHNNVNQQMTEGGEYTYTQGGGGQDGYPYQTDYPQQDEDAASDATEGADEDDQMYEGEYQGIPHPDEIKEARRAARLEAKRKARLTAQQQQQEEEESLPEQYETIMEDCGHGRFQWTLFFVLGLALMADGVDGFVVGFVLPSAEKDMCISNADKGLLGLLVYVSMMVGALVWGGLCDKMGRRKCLIYVLTIDLVFSFLSCFAQGYGFFLFLRFCSGFGIGGSIPIVYTYFTEFLQMDKRGEHLSWLCMFWMLGGLYASFTAWGIIPHYGWGFAIGTQFQIHSWRLFMFVCLFPALAALIGVVFMPESPRFLLENARHDEAWMILRQVHDTNWKAKGEPERVFTVTNIKTPQTQEDEFIEIQSDTGTAFQRWTVRKMTMLQQVMANVMSLSAPELRLQGLFLVIVWFCMAFSYHGLGVWFPDMIKYMQYEEYESKVKVFHRERVERFHFNFSLVNQVHREGEYIHDKFANIEIKSVKFEDSLFENCYFEDIKSTNTFFENCTIKNTVFYNTDLWQEKFKNCRMENTTFLHPKKGCHLNFLEENDIVIYLVSFLGSLAVLPGNIISALFMDKIGRIRIIGGSMLASSACTFLLLLSFSQGAVICWQCLFYAVSVAAWNGLEVISVELYPSSKRGTAFGILNGICKFAAIVASFIFAAFVGITKIIPIFLAFAALVCGGLVALRLPETREKILS comes from the exons ATGGATGACCCCTACCACAACAATGTGAACCAGCAGATGACTGAGGGCGGAGAGTACACCTACACTCAAGGTGGAGGAGGTCAGGACGGCTACCCTTACCAGACGGACTATCCCCAACAGGACGAGGACGCCGCCAGCGACGCCACCGAGGGGGCCGATGAGGACGATCAGATGTACGAGGGGGAGTACCAGGGCATCCCCCACCCCGACGAGATCAAGGAGGCGCGGCGGGCCGCCCGGTTGGAGGCCAAGAGGAAAGCCCGTCTGAccgcgcagcagcagcagcaggaggaggaggagagcctGCCGGAGCAGTACGAGACCATCATGGAGGACTGTGGCCACGGCCGCTTCCAGTGGACGCTCTTCTTCGTGCTGGGACTGGCGCTGATGGCGGACGGCGTGGACGGCTTCGTGGTGGGCTTCGTCTTGCCCAGTGCTGAAAAGGACATGTGCATATCCAACGCAGACAAAGGACTCTTGG GCCTGCTTGTGTATGTGTCCATGATGGTGGGTGCCTTGGTGTGGGGCGGTCTGTGTGACAAGATGGGGAGGAGGAAGTGTCTCATCTACGTTCTGACCATCGACCTGGTCTTCTCCTTCCTGTCCTGCTTCGCTCAAGGATACggcttcttcctcttcctgagGTTCTGCTCCGGCTTTGG AATTGGGGGATCCATCCCGATCGTGTACACCTACTTCACCGAGTTCCTGCAGATGGACAAGCGTGGAGAACATTTGAGTTGGCTCTGCATGTTCTGGATGCTGGGAGGCCTGTACGCCTCCTTCACCGCCTGGGGAATCATCCCTCACTATG gctGGGGCTTCGCCATTGGAACCCAGTTTCAGATACACAGCTGGAGactatttatgtttgtgtgtctcTTCCCGGCACTGGCTGCACTCATCGGAGTCGTGTTCATGCCCGAGAGTCCACGTTTCCTGCTGGAG AATGCCAGGCACGATGAGGCATGGATGATCTTGCGACAGGTTCATGACACCAACTGGAAGGCCAAGGGGGAGCCGGAGCGAGTCTTCACC GTGACGAATATTAAAACTCCGCAAACCCAGGAGGACGAATTCATAGAGATTCAGAGTGACACTGGAACCGCCTTTCAGCGCTGGACGGTTCGAAAAATGACCATGCTGCAGCAG GTGATGGCCAATGTGATGTCTTTATCTGCTCCAGAGCTCAGGCTGCAGGGCCTTTTCCTGGTCATCGTGTGGTTCTGCATGGCTTTCAG cTACCACGGACTGGGAGTGTGGTTCCCTGACATGATAAAGTACATGCAGTACGAGGAGTACGAGTCTAAGGTCAAAGTGTTTCATCGGGAACGCGTGGAGCGATTCCACTTTAATTTTTCCCTCGTCAACCAAGTCCACCGTGAGGGAGAGTACATCCATGACAA atttgcaAACATTGAGATTAAATCCGTCAAGTTTGAGGATTCGCTCTTTGAGAACTGCTACTTTGAGGACATCAAGTCGACCAACACATTCTTCGAGAACTGCACGATCAAAAACACGGTCTTCTACAACACAG ACCTGTGGCAGGAAAAGTTCAAAAACTGTCGAATGGAAAACACCACCTTCCTCCATCCAAAGAAAGGCTGTCATCTAAACTTCCTGGAGGAGAACGACATAGTAATCTACCTGGTCAGCTTCCTGGGAAGCTTGGCTGTGCTGCCTGGCAACATCATCTCGGCACTTTTCATGGACAAGATAGGAAGGATCCGAATAATAG gcGGTTCTATGCTGGCGTCGTCAGCCTGTACTTTCCTGCTGCTCTTGAGCTTCAGTCAAGGAGCAGTAATCTGTTGGCAGTGTCTCTTTTATGCTGTCAGTGTGGCAGCCTGGAATGGGCTGGAAGTCATTTCTGTGGAGCTCTACCCCTCTTCTAAAAG